A window of the Butyricimonas faecalis genome harbors these coding sequences:
- a CDS encoding carboxymuconolactone decarboxylase family protein has translation MSEMVEQFRAYRAKMNEKILAADNKVIKRIYNLDTNTYMDGALSAKVKEMLGLATSMVLRCDDCIKYHLEKCHQYGVTTEELFEVFSVANLVGGTIVIPHTRRAVEYWEELQGMSNND, from the coding sequence ATGAGTGAAATGGTTGAACAATTCCGTGCATATCGGGCTAAAATGAACGAGAAAATATTGGCTGCTGATAATAAAGTGATCAAGCGTATTTATAATTTGGATACCAATACTTATATGGATGGAGCCTTGTCCGCGAAAGTGAAAGAGATGTTGGGTTTGGCTACCTCCATGGTGTTACGATGTGACGATTGTATCAAATATCATTTGGAAAAATGCCATCAGTATGGGGTGACTACTGAAGAATTGTTTGAAGTGTTTTCTGTTGCCAACCTCGTGGGAGGGACGATAGTCATTCCTCATACGAGACGAGCAGTGGAATATTGGGAGGAATTGCAGGGAATGTCAAACAACGATTAG
- a CDS encoding M23 family metallopeptidase has protein sequence MSSKKRKYWNKLRNRYKLTIFNESTYEEVMHFRLSPLHVLTALSTLAVVLITLTIMLIAFTNLREFIPGYPSQHLRRQITQNALRVDSLLNEVQKKDRFLHSIQTILGDEELDTTSFVSMQQQAKVTYDTSMLGMSEEEAGFRELVEKEERYNLTLGHVSSSDDDFYHFFSPLNGVVTNHFDETTRHYGVDLVAKQNSNVLSVLDGVVIFTDWTIKTGYVIQVQHNGNLVSVYKHNSVLLKKQGDFVRAGEAIAVLGNTGEETTGPHLHFELWQAGKALNPETFIKFK, from the coding sequence ATGAGCAGTAAAAAACGAAAATATTGGAATAAACTGAGGAATCGTTATAAGCTGACAATATTTAACGAGTCCACTTACGAGGAGGTTATGCACTTTCGCCTTTCTCCGTTGCACGTTCTCACGGCATTAAGTACATTGGCCGTTGTCTTGATTACATTGACTATCATGTTGATTGCTTTCACGAATTTGAGGGAGTTTATCCCGGGCTATCCAAGTCAACATTTGAGACGTCAGATCACGCAAAACGCTTTACGGGTTGATTCTTTATTAAATGAAGTTCAGAAGAAAGATCGTTTTCTTCATTCCATACAAACTATTTTGGGAGACGAAGAACTGGATACGACGAGCTTTGTGTCCATGCAGCAGCAGGCGAAGGTGACTTATGACACTTCTATGTTAGGAATGTCGGAAGAAGAAGCCGGTTTTCGGGAACTTGTAGAGAAAGAAGAAAGATATAATTTAACCTTGGGGCACGTCAGTTCTTCCGATGATGATTTTTATCATTTTTTCTCGCCATTAAACGGGGTGGTAACCAATCATTTTGATGAAACAACTCGTCATTACGGGGTGGATTTGGTAGCCAAACAAAATTCGAATGTTTTGTCCGTGCTGGATGGTGTGGTTATTTTCACGGATTGGACCATCAAGACAGGTTACGTGATTCAAGTACAGCATAATGGAAATCTGGTTTCAGTATATAAGCATAATTCGGTGTTGTTGAAAAAGCAGGGAGATTTTGTCCGTGCGGGAGAGGCGATTGCCGTGTTGGGAAACACGGGCGAGGAAACAACCGGGCCGCATTTGCACTTTGAGTTGTGGCAGGCGGGAAAAGCATTGAATCCGGAAACGTTCATTAAATTTAAATGA
- a CDS encoding 1-deoxy-D-xylulose-5-phosphate reductoisomerase, producing the protein MKNIAILGSTGSIGTQTLQVIDANPGRFNVEVLTANNQVELLARQARKFKPNMVVIGNEAKYSELTELLKDEDIKVYAGSEAIAQVVQTSTIDVVVTAMVGYSGLLPTINAIKAGKTIALANKETLVVAGDLINRLVEEYKVAILPVDSEHSAIFQCLVGEHNNPVEKILLTASGGPFRGRDYEYLKSVTAAQALKHPNWSMGAKVTIDSASMMNKGFEAIEAKWLFGVKPSQIEVLVHPQSVVHSMVQFQDGNIKAQLGVPDMRLPIQYALTYPERVHSGIPRLDFGIYSDLTFEKPDIKTFRNLGLAYEAMNRGGNAPCVLNAANEIMVTAFLKDEISFTAMSDVIERTMEKASYIARPTLEDYIASDQEGRRIAKEEFLNLKS; encoded by the coding sequence ATGAAGAATATAGCAATATTGGGATCTACCGGGTCTATCGGAACGCAGACCTTGCAAGTGATTGACGCTAATCCGGGACGGTTTAATGTAGAGGTCCTCACGGCAAATAATCAGGTGGAATTACTGGCACGGCAGGCTCGAAAATTCAAGCCTAACATGGTCGTGATCGGGAATGAAGCGAAGTATTCCGAGTTAACGGAGTTATTGAAGGATGAGGACATAAAAGTATATGCCGGAAGTGAGGCTATTGCTCAAGTCGTGCAAACCTCCACGATCGATGTGGTAGTTACGGCCATGGTCGGGTATAGCGGCTTGTTGCCCACGATCAACGCGATCAAGGCAGGCAAGACAATCGCTTTGGCCAACAAGGAAACTTTGGTTGTCGCCGGAGATTTGATTAATCGACTGGTTGAAGAATACAAGGTGGCGATATTACCCGTGGATTCCGAGCACTCGGCTATATTCCAGTGTTTAGTGGGTGAGCATAACAATCCGGTGGAGAAAATATTATTAACGGCATCCGGAGGACCTTTCCGGGGACGGGATTATGAATATTTGAAGTCGGTGACAGCGGCACAGGCATTAAAACATCCGAACTGGAGCATGGGGGCGAAGGTTACCATTGACTCCGCGTCGATGATGAACAAGGGGTTCGAGGCCATCGAGGCAAAATGGTTGTTTGGGGTAAAACCTTCGCAAATAGAAGTGTTAGTACATCCGCAATCTGTTGTTCATTCGATGGTCCAGTTTCAAGATGGGAATATAAAAGCACAGTTAGGAGTTCCGGATATGCGTTTGCCGATCCAGTACGCCCTGACTTACCCGGAACGGGTACATTCGGGAATACCGCGTTTGGATTTTGGTATCTATTCCGACCTCACGTTTGAAAAACCGGACATAAAAACTTTCCGGAATTTGGGATTGGCTTACGAAGCCATGAACCGTGGAGGAAATGCTCCTTGTGTGTTAAATGCGGCCAATGAAATTATGGTAACGGCTTTCTTGAAAGACGAAATCTCTTTCACGGCCATGTCGGACGTGATTGAACGAACGATGGAAAAAGCGAGTTATATTGCCCGACCTACCTTGGAAGATTATATCGCTTCTGATCAGGAAGGTCGACGAATAGCAAAAGAAGAATTTCTCAATCTAAAATCATAA
- a CDS encoding mechanosensitive ion channel family protein gives MLLKIDINKWFSWLNLGIKDSSTASAVEVLLQVVVICLVAFLFTFFLRKGVTRIIGGIVRRTKTQWDDIFFEERVFQKIFNLIPPIFIDFAFKIVYGKWQHIELFHRFIVAWILVVAGFVIVAVLDAINRIYDSYPIAKDRPIRVFVQVIKIFVISAIIITIVSEFIGESPRNLLVGLGAFAAVLMLIFKDAILGFVAGVQLLANQMVRIGDWIVMPSNNANGTVLEINLYTVKVQNWDMTITTIPTYQLVSDSFTNWRGMEEAAGRRIMRYINIDMLSVHFLSDEEIDTLRKSIVLKGYIEDMLPKLNEQNEGKSDVLDEKRLTNLGVFRQYAVRKLETNPDLNMNMTYMVRQLQPTATGIPLEVYCFSRKQEWVAYEKVQSDIFDHLLAVIPYFNLRIYQYPEIIKTTS, from the coding sequence AATTTGGGGATTAAGGATTCTTCCACGGCCTCGGCAGTAGAGGTATTATTGCAGGTCGTGGTGATTTGTCTGGTTGCTTTTTTGTTCACATTCTTTCTACGCAAGGGAGTCACCCGGATCATCGGGGGAATCGTGCGTCGTACGAAAACCCAATGGGATGATATTTTTTTCGAGGAGCGTGTTTTTCAAAAAATATTCAACCTGATACCACCTATATTTATAGATTTCGCTTTTAAAATCGTGTATGGGAAGTGGCAACACATCGAACTTTTTCATCGGTTTATCGTGGCCTGGATACTCGTGGTGGCAGGTTTCGTGATCGTTGCCGTACTGGACGCGATAAACCGGATTTACGATTCGTACCCGATAGCGAAAGATCGTCCGATAAGAGTTTTCGTGCAGGTGATTAAAATTTTCGTGATTTCAGCTATCATCATTACAATCGTCAGCGAGTTTATTGGGGAGTCCCCTCGTAATTTGCTGGTCGGACTAGGAGCATTTGCGGCGGTTTTAATGTTGATATTCAAGGATGCGATATTAGGTTTTGTAGCCGGGGTGCAGTTGTTGGCCAATCAGATGGTGCGCATCGGGGACTGGATTGTGATGCCGAGTAATAATGCTAACGGGACGGTGCTGGAGATTAACTTGTATACCGTGAAAGTACAGAACTGGGATATGACCATCACGACGATCCCCACGTATCAGCTAGTGTCCGATTCTTTTACAAACTGGCGGGGAATGGAGGAAGCTGCCGGGCGTCGAATCATGCGCTATATTAATATAGATATGCTTTCCGTTCATTTCCTTTCGGACGAGGAAATCGATACTTTGCGGAAATCGATTGTCTTGAAAGGATACATTGAAGATATGTTGCCGAAATTGAACGAGCAAAATGAAGGAAAATCTGACGTGTTGGATGAGAAAAGATTGACTAATTTAGGCGTGTTCCGGCAATATGCGGTACGAAAACTGGAAACCAACCCGGATTTAAATATGAATATGACCTACATGGTCCGGCAATTACAACCGACAGCGACAGGTATTCCTTTGGAAGTATATTGTTTTTCCCGAAAACAGGAATGGGTGGCGTACGAAAAAGTACAATCCGACATATTCGATCATCTGTTAGCCGTGATTCCTTATTTTAATTTACGGATTTATCAATACCCGGAGATAATCAAAACCACGAGTTAA
- the rseP gene encoding RIP metalloprotease RseP encodes MDVLVKILQFLLSLSILVMLHELGHFVAAKIFKVRVEKFFIFFNPWFSLFRFKKGETEYGMGWLPLGGYVKIAGMIDESMDLEQMKEPAKPYEFRSKPAWQRLIIMIGGVLVNFILAFFIYIMILYAWGEQYLPTENAKYGVACDSLLLNAGLRNGDMILSLDNKKVENFFEIPGYILMENPKTIQVMRDGQKMNINLPSTLIGEMLSYSSKGFKRIALLTPRYKYDGSIQKFAQESPARNAGMLEEDRVLEIDGHSFTFYDEYLDLIRSHQDSILNVKVLRGSDTLSIPIALGSGKVIGVYPNVINDFEYAVKEYSFFGAIPAGINMGFDWIKSYLKQFKLFKNPEAFRSVGGFISIGNIFPGEWDWRAFWELTAMLSIILGVMNLLPIPALDGGHVMFLLYEVITRRKPNEKFMENAQIGGMFFLLFLLLFANINDILKLFI; translated from the coding sequence ATGGATGTATTAGTAAAGATATTACAGTTTTTGTTGAGCCTTTCGATTCTGGTTATGTTGCACGAGTTGGGGCATTTCGTGGCGGCAAAAATATTTAAAGTACGGGTGGAGAAATTCTTTATTTTCTTTAATCCGTGGTTTTCCCTGTTTCGTTTTAAAAAGGGAGAAACCGAGTACGGGATGGGATGGTTGCCTCTTGGAGGATACGTGAAAATTGCGGGCATGATTGATGAATCGATGGATTTGGAGCAAATGAAAGAACCGGCAAAACCTTACGAGTTTCGATCCAAACCGGCTTGGCAAAGATTGATCATCATGATTGGCGGGGTGCTCGTCAATTTTATTCTGGCATTCTTTATTTACATCATGATTCTTTACGCGTGGGGAGAACAATATTTGCCGACAGAGAACGCGAAATATGGTGTCGCATGCGATTCCTTACTGCTTAATGCCGGATTGCGAAACGGGGATATGATACTCTCTTTGGATAATAAAAAAGTAGAGAATTTCTTTGAAATTCCAGGATATATCTTGATGGAGAACCCGAAGACCATACAGGTTATGAGGGACGGGCAAAAGATGAATATAAATCTCCCTTCTACATTGATCGGAGAGATGTTATCCTATTCTTCGAAAGGGTTTAAGCGGATAGCTTTGCTGACTCCCCGTTATAAATATGACGGTTCGATACAGAAATTTGCCCAAGAATCACCTGCCCGCAATGCCGGAATGTTGGAAGAAGACCGGGTGCTGGAAATAGACGGGCATTCATTTACGTTCTATGACGAGTACCTTGACTTAATTCGTTCACACCAGGACAGTATATTGAATGTGAAAGTTTTACGCGGAAGTGACACGCTTTCCATCCCCATCGCTTTGGGAAGTGGTAAAGTGATCGGAGTGTACCCGAACGTGATAAACGATTTCGAGTATGCCGTGAAAGAATATTCATTTTTTGGGGCTATACCCGCGGGAATTAACATGGGATTTGATTGGATTAAATCCTATCTGAAACAATTCAAATTATTTAAAAATCCGGAAGCTTTCAGATCCGTGGGGGGATTTATTTCCATCGGGAACATATTCCCCGGCGAGTGGGATTGGCGGGCTTTTTGGGAATTAACGGCCATGCTGTCCATTATCCTTGGTGTCATGAACCTTTTGCCTATTCCGGCATTGGACGGGGGGCATGTGATGTTCCTGCTCTACGAGGTAATTACACGTCGTAAGCCCAACGAGAAATTTATGGAGAACGCGCAGATCGGGGGAATGTTCTTCTTGCTATTCCTGCTTCTTTTTGCGAATATTAATGATATATTGAAATTATTTATTTAG
- a CDS encoding ATP-binding protein has translation MLTKYFLQIGLLLIICFCRISFAAASVDDRGYVLILNSYAESDVWANHVIDSIRMDRSIKEDICVEALNVLLENRVPEVQERVNYILEKYDSLPVCVVVLGSSGWAIFENLFKGVWKEVPVILCVREDYISPLDVILKKEEIDSHEIIPLREKLKGMNVALVECPVYIRETIDEMKHLLPEMKKVVLISDGLYESAQVRKKMRHVCQEYFPELEVSYFTEGRMTMDQMLDSIYSSDINQVGLLYFSWVQREKIANNKYLSANNHKAISYFDNHPIFALEDIGIHDGDMAGGYFYLGRDLAHTVAQTLRDIRNGKEVKEIPVQMAGKPGYYLSYPILQKAGIPTSLYPDNAVYLLAPEGFWERARYMVFAIAVLLVITYLLWGQVRLMKKERISRERELQLLQKYKTLFTNMPLAYIKHRLCYNAQGEVVDYLVEQVNPMFEKCFAKAEVVVGRKGSELSGNKYREYTLLYKKMFAEKKSFTFEYYYNKTQKYYEVINIASMEKDMVDIFCVDVTDLRKTKSMLESVNYKLAMALDVANITPWRWDLEKHTVLCDVNRPIELKHCVDNEDALAIPEEQYFSRIHKDDRKRVEAAYAALIAGKVDKIREEYRVLDKNEHHYAYEWVEAQATVDQRDENGKPLSLVGSSVVITARKQMELDLREAKEHAEESNRLKSAFLANMSHEIRTPLNAIVGFSNILASTETEEEKREYINIIENNNTLLLKLISDILDLSKIEAGSMEFVYSEFDLNALMRELEQTSCLRLPSASVEIKFDECLPECCIRSEKNRLTQVITNLLNNAIKFTKEGMIRFGYHLLEKDSLYFYVSDTGCGIDADKKDAVFERFVKLNNFIQGTGLGLPISKTIVERMGGKIGVESKIGQGTTFWFTIPYVAVKLHGQEMKEKKIVQQVVEKNKLKILIAEDNPSNYMLFESILKKDYQLIHAWNGREAVELFREHAPHLVVMDINMPELNGFQAVQEIRKISGTVPVIAVTAYAYASDEEKIMASGFDAYTAKPINANLLKSKIKTLLEKHLILF, from the coding sequence ATGTTGACGAAATATTTTTTGCAAATAGGTTTACTGCTTATTATTTGTTTTTGTCGCATATCCTTTGCAGCGGCCAGTGTCGATGATCGAGGGTATGTATTAATCCTCAATTCTTATGCCGAATCGGATGTGTGGGCCAACCATGTCATTGACAGCATAAGAATGGATCGTTCGATAAAGGAGGATATTTGTGTAGAAGCGCTGAATGTGCTTTTAGAAAATCGAGTGCCGGAAGTTCAAGAAAGGGTGAATTATATTCTGGAAAAATACGATTCCTTACCGGTGTGTGTTGTCGTGTTGGGGAGTAGTGGCTGGGCAATTTTTGAAAATTTGTTTAAAGGTGTGTGGAAAGAGGTTCCCGTTATTCTTTGTGTGCGGGAAGATTATATCAGTCCGTTGGATGTAATCTTGAAAAAAGAGGAGATTGATTCGCATGAAATCATACCTCTTCGGGAAAAACTGAAAGGCATGAATGTTGCTCTTGTTGAGTGTCCCGTTTATATCCGGGAGACGATTGATGAGATGAAACATTTGCTTCCGGAAATGAAAAAAGTGGTTCTGATTTCCGATGGCCTTTACGAAAGTGCACAGGTCCGGAAGAAGATGCGGCATGTGTGTCAGGAATATTTTCCGGAATTGGAAGTCTCTTACTTTACAGAAGGCCGAATGACCATGGATCAAATGTTGGACTCTATTTATTCGTCTGATATAAATCAAGTGGGATTACTTTATTTCTCGTGGGTACAACGGGAAAAGATTGCCAATAACAAATATTTGTCGGCGAATAACCATAAAGCCATCAGTTATTTTGACAATCATCCGATCTTTGCCTTGGAGGATATTGGGATTCATGACGGGGATATGGCTGGAGGATATTTCTATTTGGGTAGAGATTTGGCTCATACGGTTGCGCAAACTTTACGAGATATACGAAACGGGAAAGAGGTTAAGGAAATTCCTGTGCAAATGGCGGGTAAGCCGGGTTATTACCTCTCTTATCCGATTTTGCAGAAGGCGGGAATTCCAACATCCTTGTACCCGGATAATGCTGTTTATTTATTGGCTCCCGAGGGATTTTGGGAACGAGCACGTTATATGGTATTCGCAATTGCGGTTTTACTCGTTATCACGTATTTGTTGTGGGGGCAGGTGCGGTTAATGAAAAAAGAGAGGATATCGAGAGAACGTGAGTTGCAGTTGCTTCAAAAATACAAAACGCTTTTTACGAATATGCCGCTTGCCTATATAAAGCATCGGTTGTGTTATAATGCCCAAGGAGAAGTCGTGGATTATCTGGTTGAACAGGTGAACCCGATGTTTGAGAAATGTTTTGCCAAGGCAGAGGTGGTTGTGGGTAGAAAAGGCAGCGAGTTATCTGGGAATAAATACAGAGAGTATACTCTCTTGTACAAGAAAATGTTTGCAGAAAAAAAGTCGTTTACTTTTGAATATTATTATAATAAGACACAAAAATACTACGAGGTGATAAATATCGCGTCCATGGAAAAAGACATGGTCGATATTTTCTGTGTGGATGTTACCGATTTGCGAAAAACGAAATCCATGTTGGAGTCAGTGAACTATAAATTGGCCATGGCTCTTGACGTGGCAAATATCACCCCTTGGCGTTGGGATTTAGAGAAACATACGGTATTGTGTGACGTGAATCGTCCGATTGAACTAAAACACTGTGTTGATAATGAGGATGCTTTAGCGATTCCCGAAGAACAATATTTTTCAAGGATACACAAGGACGACCGGAAACGGGTGGAAGCAGCTTACGCGGCTTTAATAGCGGGGAAAGTAGACAAAATTAGAGAAGAATACCGGGTGTTGGATAAAAATGAACATCATTATGCTTACGAATGGGTAGAGGCTCAAGCTACCGTGGATCAGCGGGATGAAAACGGAAAGCCCCTATCTTTGGTCGGATCTTCAGTTGTCATTACAGCTCGGAAACAGATGGAATTGGACTTGCGCGAGGCGAAAGAACACGCGGAAGAATCCAACCGGTTGAAGTCGGCCTTTCTTGCCAACATGAGTCATGAAATTCGTACCCCGTTGAATGCTATTGTCGGATTCTCCAATATATTGGCATCAACGGAAACTGAAGAAGAAAAACGAGAATACATTAATATTATCGAGAACAATAACACATTGCTGTTGAAATTAATCAGTGATATTCTTGATCTTTCCAAAATAGAGGCCGGTTCGATGGAGTTTGTCTATTCGGAATTTGACTTGAATGCCCTGATGCGGGAATTGGAACAAACCTCTTGTTTGCGACTGCCTTCTGCCTCGGTGGAAATTAAATTTGATGAATGTCTTCCGGAATGTTGTATCCGTTCCGAGAAAAACCGCTTGACACAAGTAATTACCAATTTGCTCAATAACGCGATAAAATTCACGAAAGAAGGAATGATTCGTTTCGGTTATCATCTTTTGGAAAAAGATTCTCTTTATTTTTACGTGTCCGACACGGGGTGCGGTATCGATGCGGATAAAAAAGATGCCGTGTTCGAACGGTTCGTGAAGTTGAACAATTTTATACAGGGAACAGGGCTTGGCTTGCCTATCAGCAAGACCATCGTGGAACGAATGGGCGGTAAAATCGGGGTGGAATCGAAAATAGGGCAGGGAACAACTTTTTGGTTTACGATTCCTTATGTAGCGGTGAAATTGCATGGCCAAGAAATGAAGGAAAAAAAGATCGTTCAGCAAGTAGTCGAAAAAAATAAACTCAAGATACTGATAGCTGAAGATAATCCGAGTAATTATATGCTCTTCGAATCGATCTTGAAAAAGGATTATCAGTTAATACACGCGTGGAATGGTCGGGAAGCGGTTGAATTGTTTAGGGAACACGCTCCCCATTTGGTTGTGATGGATATAAATATGCCGGAGTTGAATGGTTTTCAAGCTGTGCAGGAAATCCGTAAAATTTCCGGAACGGTTCCCGTGATTGCGGTTACAGCTTATGCTTATGCTTCCGATGAAGAGAAAATCATGGCTAGTGGCTTTGACGCGTACACGGCAAAACCGATCAATGCAAATTTATTGAAGAGCAAAATTAAGACTTTGTTGGAAAAACACCTTATTCTCTTCTGA